One genomic window of Paraburkholderia phytofirmans PsJN includes the following:
- the xylG gene encoding D-xylose ABC transporter ATP-binding protein, whose product MTQALMTMRGIVKAFSGVKALDGIDLTVAPGECVGLCGENGAGKSTLMKVLSGVYPWGTWDGEIIWEGEPLKAASVRDTERAGIIIIHQELMLVPELSVAENIFLGNEITLPGGRMNYAAMYQRADELLRELGISGINAAQPVMNYGGGHQQLIEIAKALNKRAKLLILDEPSSSLTSSEIRILLDIVRDLKRRGVACVYISHKLDEVAAVCDTISVIRDGRHVATEPMRALTTDRIISLMVGREIKNLFPREPHPIGDVIFEARHVTCFDVTNPRRKRVNDVSFGLRHGEILGVAGLVGAGRTELMQAIFGAYPGVSEATVVMDGKPLKIRAPVDAIRAGIGMVPEDRKRHGIVPGLSVGHNITLAVLQRFASGGRIDSAAELDTINTEMKRLSVRAAHPMLSIASLSGGNQQKAVLTRMLLTNPKVLILDEPTRGVDVGAKYEIYKLIFQLAQRGMSIVMVSSELPEVLGISDRVLVIGEGELRGDFVNDGLTQEDILSAAIRPVQRSPNPTAASAA is encoded by the coding sequence ATGACGCAAGCTCTCATGACGATGCGCGGCATCGTCAAAGCGTTTTCCGGCGTGAAGGCGCTCGACGGCATCGACCTCACGGTCGCGCCCGGCGAATGCGTGGGCCTGTGCGGTGAGAACGGCGCAGGCAAATCGACGTTGATGAAAGTGCTCTCCGGCGTGTATCCGTGGGGCACGTGGGACGGCGAAATCATCTGGGAAGGCGAGCCGCTGAAAGCCGCCAGCGTGCGCGACACCGAACGCGCCGGCATCATCATCATTCACCAGGAGTTGATGCTGGTGCCGGAGTTGTCCGTGGCGGAGAACATCTTTCTCGGCAATGAAATCACGCTGCCCGGCGGCCGCATGAATTATGCCGCGATGTACCAGCGCGCCGACGAACTGCTGCGCGAACTCGGTATTAGCGGTATTAATGCCGCGCAGCCGGTGATGAACTATGGCGGCGGTCATCAACAGTTGATCGAGATCGCGAAGGCGCTGAACAAGCGCGCGAAGCTGCTGATTCTCGATGAACCGTCTTCCTCGCTGACTTCTTCCGAGATCCGGATTCTGCTCGACATCGTGCGCGATCTGAAGCGGCGCGGCGTGGCCTGCGTGTACATCTCGCACAAGCTCGATGAAGTGGCGGCCGTTTGCGACACCATCAGCGTGATTCGCGACGGCCGTCATGTCGCGACCGAGCCGATGCGCGCGCTTACCACCGACCGCATCATTTCGTTGATGGTGGGCCGCGAGATCAAGAACCTGTTTCCACGCGAGCCGCATCCGATCGGCGACGTGATCTTCGAAGCGCGCCACGTCACTTGCTTCGACGTGACCAATCCGCGCCGCAAGCGTGTGAACGACGTGTCGTTCGGGCTGCGGCACGGCGAGATTCTCGGCGTGGCCGGTCTGGTCGGCGCGGGGCGCACGGAGTTGATGCAGGCGATCTTCGGCGCGTATCCCGGCGTGAGCGAGGCGACCGTGGTGATGGACGGCAAGCCGCTCAAGATTCGCGCACCCGTCGATGCGATTCGCGCGGGCATCGGCATGGTGCCGGAAGATCGCAAACGTCACGGCATCGTGCCGGGGCTGAGCGTCGGTCACAACATCACGCTAGCGGTGCTGCAGCGCTTTGCGTCGGGTGGACGAATCGACTCCGCGGCCGAACTCGATACGATCAATACGGAGATGAAGCGGCTTTCGGTGCGCGCCGCGCATCCCATGTTGTCGATTGCGAGTCTGTCCGGCGGCAATCAGCAAAAGGCCGTGCTGACACGCATGCTGCTGACCAATCCGAAAGTGCTGATTCTCGACGAGCCCACGCGCGGCGTCGACGTCGGCGCGAAATACGAAATCTACAAGCTGATCTTTCAACTGGCGCAGCGCGGCATGTCGATCGTGATGGTGTCCTCTGAATTACCCGAAGTGCTCGGCATCAGCGATCGCGTGCTGGTAATCGGCGAAGGCGAGTTGCGAGGCGATTTCGTCAACGACGGCCTCACGCAGGAGGACATTCTCAGCGCCGCGATCCGTCCCGTGCAGCGATCCCCGAACCCAACCGCAGCGAGTGCCGCATGA
- the xylF gene encoding D-xylose ABC transporter substrate-binding protein — protein sequence MKFATRRTVLSSLVCGAVLASLSLVAPLAHASKDHPEIGFCIDDLRVERWSRDRDYFVAAAEKLGAKVSVQSADASEARQISQIENLISRGVDVIVIVPFNSKTLGNVVAEAKKAGIKVVSYDRLILDADVDAYISFDNEKVGELQAQGVYNAQPKGNYFLLGGAPTDNNAKMLREGQLKILKPAIDKGDIKVVGQQWVPEWSASTALRIVEDALTANNNKIDAIVASNDGTAGGAIQALAAQHMAGKVPVSGQDADLAAVKRVIAGTQTMTVYKPLKLIAGEAAKLSVALAKGEKPAFNSQYDNGKKKVDTVLLQPTLLTKSNVDVVVKDGFYSQAQLASQ from the coding sequence ATGAAATTCGCAACGCGTCGTACCGTATTGAGTTCGCTCGTCTGTGGAGCGGTGCTCGCCAGCCTGTCGCTTGTCGCGCCGCTCGCGCATGCAAGCAAGGATCACCCGGAAATTGGCTTCTGTATCGACGATCTGCGCGTCGAGCGCTGGTCGCGCGATCGTGACTATTTCGTTGCCGCAGCGGAAAAACTCGGCGCGAAAGTGTCGGTGCAATCCGCCGACGCGAGCGAAGCGCGCCAGATTTCGCAGATCGAAAACCTGATCTCGCGCGGTGTCGATGTCATCGTGATCGTGCCGTTCAACTCGAAGACGCTCGGCAACGTGGTCGCCGAAGCGAAGAAAGCGGGCATCAAGGTGGTTTCATACGACCGCCTGATTCTCGATGCCGACGTAGACGCTTACATCTCCTTCGATAACGAAAAGGTCGGCGAATTGCAGGCGCAAGGCGTCTACAACGCGCAACCGAAGGGCAACTACTTCCTGCTCGGCGGCGCGCCGACCGACAACAACGCCAAGATGCTGCGCGAAGGCCAGCTCAAGATACTGAAGCCCGCCATCGATAAGGGCGATATCAAAGTAGTCGGTCAGCAATGGGTACCGGAATGGAGCGCGTCCACGGCGCTGCGCATTGTCGAAGATGCGCTGACGGCGAATAACAACAAGATCGACGCGATCGTCGCCTCGAACGACGGCACCGCCGGTGGCGCGATCCAGGCGCTCGCTGCGCAGCACATGGCGGGCAAGGTGCCGGTGTCGGGCCAGGATGCCGACCTCGCGGCCGTGAAGCGTGTGATTGCCGGCACGCAGACCATGACCGTCTACAAGCCGCTGAAACTGATTGCCGGCGAAGCGGCCAAGCTCTCTGTGGCGCTTGCAAAGGGCGAAAAACCCGCCTTTAACTCGCAATACGACAACGGCAAGAAGAAAGTCGACACGGTGCTCCTGCAACCCACGTTGCTCACAAAGAGCAATGTCGATGTAGTCGTCAAGGACGGCTTCTATAGCCAGGCCCAGCTCGCGAGCCAATGA
- the xylA gene encoding xylose isomerase encodes MSYFEHIPEIRYEGPQSDNPLAYRHYDKSKKVLGKTLEEHLRIAVCYWHTFVWPGVDIFGQGTFRRPWQQAGDAMERAQQKADSAFEFFSKLGTPYYTFHDTDVSPEGSNLKEYSENFLRITDYLARKQESTGIKLLWGTANLFSHPRYAAGAATSPDPEVFAFAATQVRHALDATQRLGGDNYVLWGGREGYDTLLNTDLVRERDQLARFLHMVVDHAHKIGFKGSLLIEPKPQEPTKHQYDYDVATVHGFLLQHGLDKEIRVNIEANHATLAGHSFHHEIATAYALGIFGSVDANRGDPQNGWDTDQFPNSVEELTLAFYEILKHGGFTTGGMNFDSKVRRQSVDPEDLFYGHIGAIDNLALAVERAAVLIENDRLDQFKRQRYSGWDAEFGRKISSGDYSLSALAEEAMARGLNPQHASGHQELMENIVNQAIYSGR; translated from the coding sequence ATGTCTTACTTCGAACACATTCCCGAGATCCGCTACGAAGGCCCTCAATCGGATAACCCGCTTGCGTACCGTCACTACGATAAAAGCAAGAAGGTGCTCGGCAAGACACTCGAAGAACATCTGCGCATTGCCGTGTGCTATTGGCATACGTTTGTTTGGCCGGGTGTGGATATTTTCGGGCAAGGCACGTTTCGGCGTCCCTGGCAGCAAGCCGGCGACGCAATGGAACGGGCGCAGCAAAAAGCGGATTCCGCATTCGAGTTCTTCTCGAAGCTGGGCACGCCGTACTACACGTTTCATGATACCGACGTCTCGCCTGAAGGGTCGAACCTGAAGGAGTACAGCGAAAACTTCTTACGCATCACCGACTATCTGGCGCGCAAGCAGGAGAGCACGGGTATCAAGCTGCTGTGGGGCACGGCCAATCTGTTCTCGCATCCGCGTTACGCGGCCGGCGCCGCGACCAGTCCCGATCCGGAGGTGTTCGCGTTTGCGGCGACACAGGTGCGCCATGCGCTCGATGCGACGCAACGGCTGGGCGGCGATAACTATGTGCTGTGGGGCGGCCGCGAAGGTTACGACACCTTGCTCAATACCGACCTCGTGCGTGAACGCGATCAACTCGCCCGTTTTCTGCATATGGTCGTCGACCATGCGCACAAGATCGGCTTCAAAGGCTCGCTGCTGATCGAACCGAAACCGCAGGAGCCGACCAAGCATCAATACGATTACGACGTCGCGACCGTGCATGGATTCTTGCTGCAGCACGGGCTCGACAAAGAGATTCGCGTGAATATCGAGGCCAATCACGCGACGCTCGCGGGCCACTCGTTTCATCACGAGATCGCCACGGCTTACGCGCTGGGTATTTTCGGCAGCGTCGATGCGAATCGCGGCGATCCGCAAAACGGCTGGGATACGGATCAATTCCCAAATAGTGTGGAAGAGCTGACGCTCGCCTTCTACGAAATTCTCAAACACGGCGGCTTCACAACCGGCGGCATGAATTTCGATTCGAAAGTGCGGCGCCAAAGCGTCGATCCGGAAGATCTTTTCTACGGCCACATCGGTGCGATCGATAACCTCGCGCTCGCCGTCGAGCGCGCGGCGGTGCTGATCGAAAACGACCGTCTCGATCAATTCAAACGCCAGCGCTACTCGGGCTGGGACGCGGAGTTCGGTCGCAAGATTTCCTCCGGCGATTATTCGCTCTCTGCGCTGGCTGAGGAAGCAATGGCGCGCGGTCTTAACCCGCAGCACGCAAGCGGCCATCAGGAGTTGATGGAAAACATCGTGAATCAGGCGATTTATAGCGGACGGTGA
- a CDS encoding XylR family transcriptional regulator produces MTRPQTPQTTHRIALLFNANKVYDREIITGIGNYLLSTRVAWDLFLEEDFRCRLTGIERFDGDGIIADFDDPAVGEALRDCPLPVVAVGSSFEDPAHYPPDLPYIATDNGKLVSLAYTHLIGAGLEHFALYSLPQAQENRWAQQRELAFAHLRSADGHSVEQIDGEIYRGLSTSAPSWNQATEQLTAWLRDLPKPVGIIAVTDARARHLLQACLIAGIPVPEEVAIIGIDNDPLTRTLTRIPLSSVIQGTEEMGRTAAHLLHQMLRGARFPGRRILVPPVGINVLESTKHEPLASPYVMRARHFIRQYACQGIRTEQVADYVGVSRSSLEEYFRRERQCTVHQEILRHKLDVAKALLAKRDASSAEVAIRCGFTSLQYMYAVFRRELGCTPREYQEQANSTSAPG; encoded by the coding sequence ATGACCCGTCCGCAAACACCACAGACGACCCATCGGATCGCGCTGCTGTTCAACGCGAACAAGGTCTACGACCGCGAGATCATCACCGGTATCGGTAACTACCTGCTGTCCACGCGCGTGGCATGGGATCTCTTTCTCGAAGAAGATTTTCGCTGCCGGCTGACGGGCATCGAGCGCTTCGACGGCGACGGCATTATCGCGGATTTCGACGATCCCGCCGTGGGCGAAGCGCTGCGCGATTGTCCGTTGCCAGTGGTCGCCGTGGGTTCGTCGTTCGAAGATCCGGCGCACTATCCTCCGGATTTACCCTATATCGCCACCGACAACGGCAAGCTCGTCTCGCTTGCCTACACGCATCTGATCGGCGCGGGCCTCGAGCACTTCGCGTTGTACAGCTTGCCGCAGGCGCAGGAGAACCGCTGGGCGCAACAGCGCGAACTCGCGTTCGCTCATTTGCGCAGCGCGGATGGACATAGCGTGGAGCAGATCGATGGCGAGATCTATCGCGGGCTTTCGACCAGCGCGCCCTCATGGAACCAGGCGACCGAGCAACTCACCGCGTGGCTGCGGGATTTGCCGAAGCCGGTCGGCATCATCGCCGTGACCGATGCGCGTGCGCGGCATTTGCTTCAGGCGTGTTTGATCGCCGGCATTCCTGTGCCCGAAGAAGTCGCGATCATCGGCATCGACAATGATCCGCTGACGCGTACGTTGACCCGTATTCCGCTTTCTTCGGTGATTCAAGGCACGGAGGAAATGGGGCGCACCGCGGCTCACCTCTTGCATCAGATGCTGCGTGGTGCGCGCTTTCCCGGGCGGCGCATTCTCGTTCCGCCGGTCGGCATCAACGTGCTCGAATCGACGAAGCACGAACCGCTGGCGAGTCCGTATGTCATGCGGGCGCGGCACTTCATTCGACAGTACGCGTGCCAGGGCATTCGCACCGAACAGGTTGCCGACTATGTTGGCGTGTCGCGTTCGTCGCTCGAAGAGTATTTTCGGCGCGAACGGCAGTGCACCGTGCATCAGGAAATCTTGCGTCATAAACTCGATGTCGCAAAGGCATTGCTGGCGAAGCGCGATGCGTCGAGCGCGGAAGTGGCGATCCGTTGCGGCTTCACGTCGCTGCAATACATGTACGCCGTGTTTCGCCGTGAACTCGGCTGTACGCCGCGCGAATACCAGGAGCAGGCGAATTCGACGTCCGCGCCGGGCTGA
- a CDS encoding aldose epimerase family protein — protein MISIAQLSSEPWGTLRGGDSVRLFTLRNAHGMKVAISDLGATLVSWHAPDRSGVLGDILLGHDTPAEYVAATTYMGGLIGRWANRIADARFTLDGIEYTLDRNEGANLLHGGTVGFHRSLWDVSEDNGALLMRLESPEGDAGFPGNVTTQVRYSLDDDGTLTIAYEAITDAATPLNLTSHPYFNLTGRPGADIRGHVLSIAAERFFEVDAAMIPCKLAEVAGNAFDFRQSAPIGARLDWPHAQLATAGGFDHCYVLHDARDAGKNGATPPMRQVACAYDPGSGRELTVSTDQRGLQFYSGNWLKGDTGRGGVAYQAHAGLCLEAGGFPNQVNMAEQDDVIVRAGDTYRQVTAYRVGVRQGV, from the coding sequence ATGATCAGCATCGCACAACTTTCTTCCGAGCCGTGGGGCACATTGCGCGGCGGCGATTCCGTTCGACTCTTCACGCTGCGCAATGCGCACGGTATGAAAGTCGCCATCAGCGATCTCGGCGCGACGCTGGTCTCGTGGCATGCGCCGGATCGCTCCGGCGTGCTCGGCGATATCCTGCTCGGCCACGACACGCCCGCTGAATATGTGGCGGCTACCACTTATATGGGCGGACTGATCGGTCGCTGGGCGAACCGTATTGCCGATGCACGCTTTACGCTCGACGGCATCGAGTACACGCTCGATCGCAACGAAGGTGCGAATCTGCTGCATGGCGGCACGGTAGGTTTTCATCGCTCGCTGTGGGACGTGAGTGAGGACAATGGTGCGTTGCTCATGCGGTTGGAGTCGCCCGAAGGCGATGCCGGCTTTCCGGGCAACGTGACTACGCAAGTGCGCTACTCGCTCGACGACGATGGCACGCTGACCATCGCCTACGAAGCAATCACCGATGCCGCGACGCCGCTCAATCTGACGAGCCATCCGTATTTCAATCTCACGGGCCGACCTGGTGCCGACATTCGCGGCCACGTGTTGTCGATCGCTGCCGAGCGCTTCTTTGAAGTCGATGCCGCCATGATTCCGTGCAAGCTCGCGGAAGTGGCGGGCAATGCCTTCGATTTCCGGCAGAGCGCACCGATCGGCGCGCGGCTCGACTGGCCGCACGCGCAGTTGGCGACAGCCGGCGGTTTCGATCATTGCTACGTGCTGCACGATGCACGCGACGCCGGCAAAAACGGCGCCACTCCGCCAATGCGCCAGGTTGCCTGCGCTTACGATCCCGGCAGCGGACGCGAATTGACCGTGTCGACTGATCAACGCGGCTTACAGTTTTATAGCGGCAACTGGTTGAAGGGCGACACAGGACGCGGCGGCGTTGCGTATCAAGCGCATGCCGGTTTGTGTCTCGAAGCGGGCGGCTTTCCAAACCAGGTCAATATGGCTGAGCAGGACGACGTGATCGTGCGAGCCGGCGACACGTATCGGCAAGTGACCGCGTACCGTGTCGGTGTACGGCAAGGCGTGTGA
- a CDS encoding DUF4148 domain-containing protein, with protein sequence MKSLIKAVALVAVFAAPVASFAQSEQPVTRAEVKAQLKQIEQAGYNPAVATDSTYPADIQAAEARVAAQNSGAAGYGPSSAGSSETGSNVPAGNPNLQGQ encoded by the coding sequence ATGAAATCGCTTATCAAAGCCGTGGCACTAGTTGCAGTGTTCGCAGCACCGGTGGCATCGTTCGCACAATCCGAGCAACCGGTCACGCGTGCCGAGGTCAAGGCGCAATTGAAACAGATCGAACAGGCCGGCTATAACCCCGCGGTCGCAACCGACTCCACCTACCCCGCTGACATTCAAGCAGCCGAAGCACGTGTCGCCGCACAAAACAGTGGAGCGGCGGGATATGGTCCTTCCTCCGCCGGCTCCTCGGAAACCGGCTCTAATGTCCCTGCTGGGAATCCGAATCTGCAAGGTCAGTAG
- a CDS encoding polyamine ABC transporter substrate-binding protein, which translates to MLCSLTALTAMNAARAADTSLNVYNWSDYIAKDTIANFEKQSGVTVKYDSYDSDDTLQAKLLAGSSGYDIVVPTSSYMARQIEAGVYQKIDKSKMPNLANLDPGLMKLIADADPGNQYGVPWAWGTDGIGYNVQAVKQALGGEAPVDSWSLLFDPANLSKVKSCGVSFLDSAADVFPAVLQYMHKNPNSTNPGDYQAAYEVLKKVRPYITQFNSSGYINDLANNDICVAFGFSGDVGIARRRASEAKRTYEVRFSNIKDAGLVWMDVMVIPKDAPHPEAAMKWMNYIEDPKVSAEITNEVFYPTANRAARQFVTPAIEQDANVYPPEAVLNKMTLMRPQPAPIMRLENRLWAQLKSGN; encoded by the coding sequence ATGCTGTGCTCGCTGACCGCTTTGACCGCGATGAACGCCGCGCGCGCCGCGGATACATCGCTGAATGTCTACAACTGGTCCGACTACATTGCGAAGGACACGATTGCCAACTTCGAGAAGCAATCCGGCGTCACCGTGAAATACGACAGTTACGATAGCGACGATACGTTGCAGGCCAAATTGCTCGCGGGCAGTTCGGGCTATGACATCGTAGTGCCGACATCGAGCTATATGGCGCGGCAGATCGAAGCCGGCGTGTATCAGAAGATCGACAAGTCGAAGATGCCCAACCTCGCCAATCTCGATCCTGGTTTGATGAAGCTGATTGCCGATGCCGATCCTGGCAATCAATACGGCGTGCCTTGGGCGTGGGGCACCGATGGAATCGGCTACAACGTGCAGGCGGTGAAGCAAGCGCTCGGTGGTGAAGCGCCGGTGGATAGCTGGTCGCTGTTGTTCGACCCGGCGAATCTGTCGAAGGTGAAGAGTTGCGGCGTGTCCTTTCTCGATTCGGCCGCGGATGTTTTCCCCGCTGTGCTTCAGTACATGCATAAGAATCCGAACAGTACCAATCCCGGCGACTACCAGGCCGCGTATGAAGTGCTGAAGAAGGTGCGGCCGTATATCACGCAGTTCAATTCGTCCGGCTATATCAATGATCTGGCGAACAACGATATCTGCGTGGCGTTCGGCTTTTCCGGCGATGTGGGGATTGCGCGGCGGCGTGCTTCCGAGGCCAAGCGCACGTATGAGGTTCGGTTTTCGAATATCAAGGACGCGGGTTTGGTTTGGATGGACGTGATGGTAATTCCGAAGGACGCGCCGCATCCGGAAGCGGCGATGAAGTGGATGAACTACATCGAAGATCCGAAAGTGAGTGCGGAGATTACGAATGAGGTTTTTTACCCGACTGCGAATCGTGCGGCGCGGCAGTTTGTGACGCCGGCTATTGAGCAGGACGCGAATGTTTATCCGCCTGAGGCCGTGTTGAACAAGATGACGTTGATGCGGCCGCAGCCGGCGCCGATCATGCGGTTGGAGAATCGGCTTTGGGCGCAGTTGAAGTCGGGGAATTGA
- a CDS encoding cupin domain-containing protein has protein sequence MSLLGVARAVGAGAALLFSILLSIRDVMSILTIVDFSAPAKESSEYMPKAEAVLAGDPLQMVHTHFASPCGQLAAGTWEGTCGQWAVNFTESEYCEILEGVSVIRDADGVAKTVRAGDRFLIPAGFKGTWEVVEPCRKVFVSVEFKG, from the coding sequence GTGAGTCTTTTGGGCGTGGCGCGGGCAGTGGGTGCAGGCGCTGCGCTTCTTTTTTCTATTCTTCTTTCTATTCGAGACGTTATGAGTATTTTAACTATTGTGGATTTTTCGGCACCAGCTAAGGAAAGTAGTGAGTACATGCCCAAGGCGGAGGCTGTGCTGGCTGGTGATCCTTTGCAAATGGTTCATACGCATTTTGCCAGCCCTTGTGGGCAGCTTGCGGCTGGGACTTGGGAGGGCACCTGCGGCCAGTGGGCTGTTAATTTTACGGAGAGCGAGTATTGCGAGATTCTTGAGGGTGTGTCGGTGATTCGCGATGCGGACGGCGTGGCGAAAACTGTGCGCGCTGGGGATCGGTTCTTGATTCCTGCGGGGTTCAAGGGAACCTGGGAGGTTGTTGAGCCGTGCAGGAAGGTTTTTGTTTCGGTGGAGTTTAAGGGGTAG
- a CDS encoding TetR/AcrR family transcriptional regulator, protein MQRFGDKDGLFRDALSVYTERVLRRMNSARVDSARESVAAILRDFLPKPAASRRPAGCLLSRSTAELLDLAAAGKTTALAGVARQREIFADLLRQGVTNGEVAPGTDVDAFAWYYLGVLQAVLNLPQAGASGDALGSIIDVAMSAWPEADKRGSRNKGKAERRGG, encoded by the coding sequence ATGCAGCGGTTCGGCGACAAGGACGGCCTGTTTCGCGATGCGCTGTCCGTCTACACGGAGCGCGTGCTACGCCGGATGAATTCAGCTCGCGTGGACTCCGCGCGAGAAAGCGTGGCAGCGATACTGCGCGATTTCTTGCCAAAGCCGGCAGCATCGCGACGGCCTGCAGGCTGCCTGTTGTCGCGAAGTACTGCCGAACTGCTGGACCTTGCGGCGGCGGGAAAGACGACAGCACTTGCCGGTGTCGCACGGCAGCGCGAGATCTTCGCGGATCTACTGCGGCAAGGCGTGACGAACGGCGAAGTTGCCCCGGGGACCGATGTGGACGCCTTTGCCTGGTACTACCTCGGCGTTTTGCAGGCCGTTTTGAATCTTCCACAGGCGGGCGCATCGGGTGACGCGCTTGGCAGCATCATCGACGTTGCCATGTCCGCGTGGCCGGAGGCGGATAAACGCGGATCACGCAACAAGGGAAAAGCGGAAAGGCGCGGCGGATAG
- a CDS encoding linear amide C-N hydrolase, which yields MRHSPGSVLPCLLAAATLIVTPVASIACTRVVYLGADNDVITARSMDWKLDISTNLYVLPRGISRNGEAGPNSLKWTAKYGSVVATGYDVSTTDGMNEKGLAAELLWLVESQYPAFDKNSKPGLTIAAWAQYVLDNFATVSEAVATLEKEPFTVVSDNVPGERRLATLHLSMSDATGDSAIVEYIAGKQVIHHGRQYQVMTNSPTFDEQLALNAYWKQIGGTVWLPGTNRSADRFARASFYINAIPKSEDPVVALASVFSVIRNVSVPFGITTADEPNISSTRWRTVVDHKRMLYFFESALTPNTFWVDLKKVDFSAGAPVKRLDLGPDQRNTFNGEVSGSFKPAPPFPFLGLDAGKSR from the coding sequence ATGCGGCACTCGCCTGGTTCGGTTCTACCCTGTCTTCTCGCCGCAGCGACGCTGATTGTCACACCGGTCGCATCGATCGCCTGCACGCGGGTTGTATATCTTGGCGCCGACAACGACGTCATCACGGCGCGGTCGATGGACTGGAAGCTTGACATTTCCACCAATCTCTACGTGCTCCCCCGTGGTATTTCCCGCAACGGCGAGGCTGGTCCGAACTCGCTGAAATGGACGGCCAAATACGGTAGCGTCGTCGCTACTGGCTATGACGTCTCCACGACCGACGGCATGAACGAAAAGGGCCTCGCTGCTGAATTGCTCTGGCTCGTGGAATCGCAATACCCGGCTTTCGACAAGAACTCGAAACCCGGGCTCACCATCGCCGCCTGGGCGCAGTACGTACTCGACAACTTCGCTACCGTCTCGGAAGCCGTAGCTACGCTCGAGAAAGAGCCTTTCACGGTCGTCTCAGACAACGTCCCCGGGGAACGGCGCCTGGCCACACTGCACCTCTCCATGTCAGACGCCACCGGTGACAGCGCAATTGTCGAGTACATCGCCGGCAAGCAGGTCATCCACCACGGTCGGCAGTATCAGGTGATGACCAACTCTCCGACTTTCGATGAACAGCTTGCCCTGAATGCTTACTGGAAGCAGATCGGCGGAACCGTCTGGCTGCCTGGCACCAATCGCTCGGCCGACCGCTTTGCGCGCGCCTCGTTCTACATAAACGCCATACCCAAAAGCGAAGATCCTGTCGTCGCCCTTGCCAGCGTATTCAGCGTAATCCGCAACGTGTCCGTGCCGTTCGGGATTACCACCGCGGATGAGCCAAACATCTCGTCCACCCGCTGGCGCACTGTTGTCGACCATAAGCGGATGCTCTACTTCTTCGAGTCGGCCCTTACCCCTAACACATTCTGGGTCGACCTCAAGAAAGTTGACTTCTCCGCTGGCGCACCCGTCAAACGCCTCGACCTTGGTCCGGACCAGCGCAATACCTTCAATGGTGAAGTCTCTGGATCCTTCAAGCCCGCGCCGCCGTTTCCGTTCCTCGGGCTCGACGCGGGTAAGTCCCGCTGA
- a CDS encoding NlpC/P60 family protein: protein MSEASQATDANAPAWLSVALKEQGIKRYDAGQCNPRIAEYNNCTQLAGYDDKIAWCSSFLNWCMEQSGIRGTGSALARSWLTWGQPLEKPRYGCIAVLTADDAVDWKGHVGLFLRIDAKHVYLFGGNQLQEVRELEYPRHRVLAYRWP, encoded by the coding sequence ATGAGCGAAGCGTCACAAGCAACAGATGCTAACGCGCCTGCCTGGCTAAGCGTCGCGCTCAAGGAGCAAGGCATCAAGCGCTACGATGCGGGACAATGCAATCCCCGAATCGCCGAATACAATAATTGCACCCAGCTCGCTGGCTACGACGACAAAATCGCATGGTGCTCCTCGTTTCTAAACTGGTGCATGGAACAATCGGGCATTCGCGGAACCGGCTCCGCTTTAGCTCGCTCGTGGCTCACCTGGGGGCAACCGCTCGAGAAACCGAGATACGGTTGCATTGCCGTTCTGACTGCCGATGACGCGGTCGATTGGAAGGGACACGTTGGATTGTTTCTCCGAATCGATGCCAAGCACGTCTATCTTTTCGGGGGCAACCAACTCCAAGAGGTCCGGGAACTCGAATATCCGCGCCATCGTGTGCTGGCCTACCGCTGGCCTTGA